A stretch of the Filimonas lacunae genome encodes the following:
- a CDS encoding sigma-70 family RNA polymerase sigma factor produces the protein MSKPCLLSLSDEELIGLLPVNNDEVFSSLYRRYWGPLVLFAANYITDKDTCKEVVQEFFTSLLVKRSLVNIKTSVAAYLYNALRNYIFNYIRNSSVYSRHVKGAFRLGGQVFAENNVEQFVRMSELERTIDGCLVSMPLKYRQVYVLHFREYYTLRKTAYLLDRPVDTVEKQCRRAVKLIRDRLSCHR, from the coding sequence ATGAGTAAACCCTGCCTGCTCTCGCTAAGCGATGAAGAATTGATAGGATTATTACCTGTTAATAACGATGAAGTATTTTCCAGTTTGTATCGGCGATACTGGGGGCCATTGGTGCTTTTTGCGGCGAATTACATAACCGATAAGGATACCTGTAAAGAAGTAGTGCAGGAATTCTTTACCTCCCTGCTTGTAAAGCGGTCATTGGTAAATATAAAAACTTCAGTAGCCGCGTACTTATATAATGCACTGCGTAACTACATTTTTAACTATATCCGCAACTCCTCTGTTTATTCCAGGCATGTCAAAGGGGCTTTCCGCCTGGGAGGGCAAGTATTTGCCGAAAATAATGTGGAACAATTTGTTCGTATGAGTGAACTGGAAAGAACCATAGATGGTTGTTTAGTGAGCATGCCCCTAAAGTACCGGCAGGTATATGTTTTACACTTCCGGGAATATTATACATTACGAAAAACTGCTTACCTGCTGGATAGGCCGGTGGATACTGTTGAAAAGCAATGTCGCCGTGCGGTAAAATTGATCAGGGACAGGTTGAGTTGTCATAGGTGA
- a CDS encoding NAD(P)H-quinone oxidoreductase yields the protein MKAAVITQPGAPDVLQWKEYTTPVLGDIEVLIDVKAAGINRADILQRQGNYPPPPGVNAEVPGLEVAGVVVACGAGVSLWKPGDEVCAIMAGGGYASQVAVKEGQCLPVPDGLSFAEAASLPETVFTVWSNVFQRARLQPGETLLVHGGASGIGITAIQLAHALGSRVIVTVGEEEKGRACMVLGADRYVNYKTDAFEKVLADERVDVILDMVGGDYLAKNVQLVNEEGRIVYINAMEGSLVQLDLWKVMQKRIAITGSTLRGRPYAYKHALADEVRKHVWPLIASGAFKPVIYQSFPFEEVARAHALMEAGRHIGKLVLVAD from the coding sequence ATGAAAGCAGCTGTTATTACCCAACCAGGCGCACCGGATGTATTGCAATGGAAAGAATATACTACCCCCGTATTAGGAGACATAGAGGTGTTGATTGATGTGAAAGCGGCAGGTATTAACCGTGCGGATATATTGCAAAGGCAGGGTAATTATCCGCCGCCACCAGGTGTAAACGCTGAGGTGCCTGGTTTGGAAGTAGCAGGTGTGGTAGTGGCTTGTGGTGCGGGCGTTAGCTTGTGGAAACCCGGTGATGAGGTGTGTGCTATTATGGCGGGCGGTGGTTATGCCAGCCAGGTAGCCGTAAAAGAAGGCCAGTGTTTGCCCGTGCCTGATGGACTTTCCTTTGCAGAAGCGGCCAGCCTGCCGGAAACTGTATTTACGGTATGGTCTAATGTGTTTCAGCGGGCCCGCCTGCAACCGGGTGAAACCTTGCTGGTACATGGTGGCGCCAGCGGTATAGGTATTACCGCTATTCAGCTGGCGCACGCACTGGGCAGCCGGGTAATAGTAACGGTGGGCGAGGAGGAGAAAGGGCGTGCCTGCATGGTATTAGGAGCCGACAGATATGTGAACTATAAAACGGATGCCTTTGAAAAGGTATTGGCGGATGAGCGGGTAGATGTGATACTGGATATGGTAGGTGGCGATTACCTGGCAAAAAACGTTCAGCTGGTGAATGAAGAGGGCAGGATTGTATATATCAATGCCATGGAAGGATCATTGGTGCAGCTGGATTTATGGAAGGTGATGCAAAAACGAATTGCCATTACCGGTAGCACATTACGCGGCAGGCCATACGCCTATAAACACGCGTTAGCTGATGAGGTGCGCAAACATGTTTGGCCGTTGATAGCTTCCGGTGCTTTCAAACCTGTAATCTACCAATCGTTTCCTTTTGAAGAAGTGGCCAGGGCACATGCCTTAATGGAAGCAGGCAGGCATATTGGGAAACTGGTGTTAGTAGCAGATTAA
- a CDS encoding LysR substrate-binding domain-containing protein — protein sequence MELRQLNYFTKAAELLNFTEAAQALYISQSTLSQQIKQLEDELGIPLFNRIGKRIHLTEAGRLFLPYANQTLQDALSGREMLNDLMNLQTGSIAIGATYGLTQLLVKALQAFTTQYPHVQVHIQYGTTDALLEQLSASKLDMVLSFASSSPLESIAFETLFTSSLSLVVPTNHALARNKSITLKEAVTIPLILPVRSYSIRRFMDESFEKGKLQPDIRMDCNDVHTILEMIKGGNIGTILMKVSTHGYHTLKAIPLEGKNMQRKATIAWPADAYRKKSIEILAGLLKKNAEDIL from the coding sequence ATGGAACTACGCCAGTTAAACTACTTTACCAAAGCCGCTGAGCTGCTTAACTTCACAGAAGCTGCACAGGCACTGTATATTAGCCAGAGTACTTTATCGCAACAGATTAAACAACTGGAAGACGAACTAGGCATTCCCCTGTTCAACCGCATTGGCAAGCGTATCCACCTTACCGAAGCCGGCAGGTTATTCCTCCCCTATGCCAACCAGACATTACAGGATGCCTTATCAGGCCGGGAAATGCTGAACGATCTCATGAACCTGCAAACAGGCAGTATCGCTATCGGAGCCACTTACGGACTTACGCAGTTGCTGGTAAAAGCCCTGCAGGCATTTACTACGCAGTATCCACACGTGCAGGTGCATATACAATATGGCACTACCGATGCTTTACTGGAACAGCTATCTGCTTCCAAACTGGATATGGTACTGTCCTTTGCCTCCTCTTCCCCTTTAGAAAGCATTGCATTTGAAACATTATTTACCTCTTCCCTATCACTGGTAGTACCCACCAATCATGCACTGGCCCGCAACAAAAGCATCACGCTAAAAGAGGCCGTTACCATTCCGCTGATATTACCTGTAAGAAGTTACAGCATACGGCGCTTTATGGACGAATCATTTGAAAAGGGGAAACTACAGCCCGATATCCGGATGGACTGCAACGATGTACATACTATACTGGAAATGATAAAAGGCGGCAACATAGGTACTATTCTCATGAAGGTATCTACACATGGCTACCACACTTTAAAAGCCATCCCCCTGGAAGGAAAAAACATGCAACGCAAAGCAACTATTGCCTGGCCTGCAGATGCCTACCGGAAAAAGTCCATTGAAATATTGGCGGGGTTGCTAAAGAAGAACGCGGAGGATATTTTGTAA
- a CDS encoding EamA family transporter: MGANEKQATTAAVVLAFATVYIVWGSTYFFIQRALVGFSPVMLGAFRFTTAGLLMMLWCVLRKESLFNRQQIKYAVITGLLLLFGGTGAVMLVETTLPSSLVGVIITSEVVWLVLFDKAKWKENFANKGTIPGLLLGLTGVYFLFAERIQQGSLSGSGWAQVGMYAILIGGTMSWAAGSVFSKYKAFGSSTVNSAWQMLAAGVAFFITGAVNGNLQSFQVQSVPVNAWLSLLYLVLAGSLGAFSAYVWLLKVRPITQVSTHLYVNPVVAVLLGVLFADEHMSGLQVGGLTFILVSVLLINLTQYRRKKQATAGETNAGNSALMFGTKEKCVL; the protein is encoded by the coding sequence ATGGGCGCTAACGAGAAACAAGCCACCACTGCAGCAGTGGTGCTGGCTTTCGCTACCGTATACATTGTATGGGGCAGCACTTACTTCTTTATTCAACGGGCATTGGTGGGCTTTAGCCCGGTGATGCTGGGGGCTTTCCGTTTTACTACTGCAGGCTTATTGATGATGCTATGGTGTGTATTGCGCAAAGAAAGCCTGTTTAACCGGCAGCAGATAAAGTATGCTGTTATTACCGGCCTGTTGTTGCTGTTTGGTGGTACGGGGGCGGTAATGCTGGTTGAAACCACTTTGCCCAGTTCGTTGGTAGGTGTAATCATTACCTCAGAAGTAGTGTGGCTGGTGTTGTTTGATAAAGCCAAATGGAAAGAGAATTTTGCGAATAAAGGCACTATTCCCGGCTTATTGCTGGGGCTTACCGGCGTGTATTTTCTATTTGCGGAAAGAATACAGCAGGGCAGCTTATCTGGTTCGGGCTGGGCGCAGGTGGGCATGTATGCTATATTGATTGGAGGTACTATGAGCTGGGCCGCCGGTTCTGTGTTTTCCAAGTATAAAGCGTTTGGTTCCTCTACTGTAAACAGTGCCTGGCAAATGCTGGCGGCAGGTGTGGCGTTTTTCATCACCGGTGCGGTGAATGGTAATTTACAAAGCTTCCAGGTGCAAAGCGTGCCGGTGAATGCATGGCTTTCTTTACTATACCTGGTGCTGGCTGGTTCGCTGGGTGCGTTCAGTGCTTATGTATGGTTGCTGAAAGTGCGGCCTATTACACAGGTGAGCACGCACTTGTATGTAAACCCGGTGGTGGCCGTGTTGCTGGGGGTGTTGTTTGCTGATGAGCATATGAGCGGTTTACAGGTAGGTGGACTCACGTTTATTTTGGTAAGCGTATTGCTGATTAATCTTACCCAATACCGCCGGAAAAAGCAGGCTACTGCCGGTGAAACGAATGCGGGTAATTCCGCATTAATGTTTGGCACAAAAGAAAAATGTGTATTGTAA
- a CDS encoding Lrp/AsnC family transcriptional regulator, translated as MGVRLDDIDLQILRLVQDNARISNADLARELGMAPSAVLERVRKLEQKQVIKGYHTVIDPAAVDQKLLAFIHIRTKDTDIEDIVTAGDLAKIPEVQEIHHVAGEDCFIVKVRTADSASLMHLLRNVIKKLPGVLATRTTIVLETSKEQQQVVIPKQ; from the coding sequence ATGGGTGTTCGTCTCGATGATATTGATTTACAAATACTAAGACTGGTGCAGGATAATGCCCGGATTTCCAATGCCGATCTGGCAAGGGAGCTGGGCATGGCCCCAAGTGCAGTATTGGAAAGGGTAAGAAAGCTGGAACAGAAGCAGGTGATCAAAGGGTATCACACTGTAATAGATCCGGCGGCTGTAGATCAGAAATTACTGGCGTTTATCCATATCCGAACCAAAGACACGGATATAGAAGATATAGTAACAGCGGGCGATCTGGCTAAGATTCCCGAGGTGCAGGAAATACACCATGTGGCAGGAGAAGACTGTTTTATTGTAAAAGTACGTACGGCCGATTCCGCTTCTTTAATGCACCTGTTGCGCAATGTTATTAAAAAGCTGCCGGGGGTGCTGGCTACCAGAACCACCATTGTACTCGAAACCTCTAAAGAGCAACAGCAAGTAGTTATACCAAAACAATAA
- a CDS encoding response regulator — MEKRNIIIVENDVDEQLLMREGFEKSGYFNLLAPFNNGNDLLYWLNANPDVIPDVILSDLNMPGKNGYDIMVNLQKIAAYAEVPFFIMSTLSNPVLVQICLSRGAAGFLVKPRVYIDYTTFACQLNALVLQNVWQKQGVGVV, encoded by the coding sequence ATGGAAAAGAGAAATATTATCATCGTTGAAAACGATGTGGATGAGCAGCTGCTTATGCGGGAAGGATTTGAAAAATCGGGCTACTTTAACCTGCTGGCTCCTTTCAATAATGGAAACGACCTGCTGTATTGGCTGAATGCTAACCCGGATGTTATTCCGGATGTGATATTGTCTGATTTAAACATGCCGGGGAAAAACGGGTATGATATAATGGTAAACTTACAAAAGATTGCAGCTTATGCAGAAGTACCATTTTTTATTATGTCTACTTTATCTAATCCTGTTCTTGTGCAAATATGCCTTTCACGAGGAGCGGCCGGGTTTCTGGTAAAGCCCCGGGTTTATATTGATTATACTACGTTTGCTTGCCAGTTGAACGCATTGGTTCTGCAAAATGTCTGGCAAAAACAAGGGGTTGGGGTAGTGTAA